The DNA segment AAATCGTTGCTTAAGCCTGCATCGAGGTCGTAGATTGAATGGTGGTCGTTATACCATGGTAAATTGATTGTGCCGTAGTCGAGACCCTGGGTACCGCCAAGGTATTCACCGGCTTCAAGCACGCCGTCTACGGTAACTGTAGGTATTGCGTTGGTGGCAGCTGAGCCAATGATAGCGGCCAAAAGTAGGCCGTTTTTAAAAGAAGTGTTGAGCATGCGGCGTTCCCATAAAGATATGTCAATATTATTTTAACCTCATGTTAGCAATCGCTATGCCAAGGTTGTTTTTATTATAGAAATCAATAACTTAATAGAATTGAACAAAAACTTACTATCAGGGATTGTAAATACTACCGACACTCTTAATAATTTCATGGCTATCAGTTCTATATCCGCATACTCCTTTTATCGGCGTCTGTCCTTATAGTTTGATAGTTTGTTTAGCTTTATAGTTCTTTCTTATTGTATGGCGGCTGTTCTTATAGTTGGCATTTTGGAAGGGGTTAGTGAAGATCATGGAAGATTTTTTTATAGCTACACGTAGATATACACTAACTATTGGCTGTAGTCGTTTTTTGTCGAAAGCTGGACCTAAGCCTATCTTTGTTATTTTCTAGCTACCTGATAGTAACATCCAATAAAAAAGTATGATCAAGCAAAAAACCTCTAAGCCTATCAAAAACAGAATACCTTTTATTGGTTTGCTGAATATCTTTATTTATAACCGCCAATAATGCTTCATCGTGGCACTTAGTTGTATATTTTTTTGCAAGAAGCTCACCTTTGTAAGCAATATTTTCTAATAAAGACTGACTTGAAGAAACCTTCTTTACCTTTTCTATTGCCTCCTCAGGTGTTGAATACAGGATGCAATTAACCATATCCACCAACCCTAACCTTGCCTCTTCCAGCTTCTGCCTGTAGGCCACTAAAACACAGCCGCACGCCAATGCTTCAAAGTTTTTAATCATATACTCATCTGTACCAACATCAGCGCTGATAAAGAATTTAATTCTATTGAGTAATTCAGAGTACTCATCTGGAGAGGCCGCAGATAAATATCTTAAAGGCAGCCCCTTAGATATCATCTTTAGCATCTTCTCTCTTTTTTATAGATCTTGTTCTTAAGAGTCCCTATAAATGCATAGCCTATATCTCGATTTACTCCCATATTACTCAAGCTAATATCATCGTAGTACTTTGGTACAAAGTCGACTGAAAAACCCATTTTCTGTAATCTTTCTGTAGAGCGCCATCCACTGCAAATTATTCTTGCCCTTGGCAGCTTTCGATAAAACCGCTGAAACTTTTTGTAATAACGGCTGGAGGGCATAAAATTTTGACAAGCATCATGCTCATAAATAACCAGACCATTAATATTTTTCAAGGCTTTAGTTTGAAACCT comes from the Oceanicoccus sagamiensis genome and includes:
- a CDS encoding glycosyltransferase, with the translated sequence MLKMISKGLPLRYLSAASPDEYSELLNRIKFFISADVGTDEYMIKNFEALACGCVLVAYRQKLEEARLGLVDMVNCILYSTPEEAIEKVKKVSSSQSLLENIAYKGELLAKKYTTKCHDEALLAVINKDIQQTNKRYSVFDRLRGFLLDHTFLLDVTIR